In the genome of Pseudomonas protegens, one region contains:
- a CDS encoding amidase encodes MTANPPSELVLLQAHELAERIRLRQVSCREVMQTYLAHIEGYNPLVNALVSLQPADSLLAQADQRDAELARGEYRGWMHGLPHAIKDLSLTQGIRTTLGSPLYRDFISERDGIMVERIKAAGAILIGKSNTPEFGLGSQTYNPLFGATGCAYDPSKTAGGSSGGAAAALALHLVPVADGSDMMGSLRNPAAFNNIFGFRPSQGRVPFDDSSDLFIDQLGYEGPMARSVRDAALLLSVQAGGDARAPLSISESGQGFAAPLERDFKGTRLGWLGDFNGYLPMEKGVMALCEKALGDFRSLGCSVEPARPEFAPERLWSSWRTLRHWMVAGSLGNAYADPHKRSQLKAEAIWEVENGLKLSASQVFDASVIRSDWYRAISKLFQRFDYLLLPSAQVFPFDKNIPWPRSIEGVAMDTYHRWMEVVIPGTLSGCPVASVQAGFNADGLPMGLQIIGKHQADFAVLQLAHAYEQASRWFQRCPSPLISGGKG; translated from the coding sequence ATGACTGCCAATCCCCCCAGCGAACTGGTCCTGCTCCAGGCCCATGAACTCGCCGAGCGTATCCGCCTGCGTCAGGTTTCCTGCCGGGAAGTGATGCAGACCTACCTTGCCCACATCGAAGGCTACAACCCCCTGGTCAATGCCCTGGTCAGCCTGCAACCGGCCGACAGCCTGCTGGCCCAGGCCGACCAGCGCGATGCCGAACTGGCCCGTGGCGAGTACCGTGGCTGGATGCACGGCCTGCCCCACGCGATCAAGGACCTGTCCCTGACCCAGGGCATCCGCACCACCCTGGGCTCGCCGCTGTACCGGGATTTCATCTCCGAGCGCGACGGCATCATGGTGGAACGGATCAAGGCCGCCGGGGCAATCCTCATCGGCAAGAGCAACACCCCGGAGTTCGGCCTCGGCTCGCAGACCTACAACCCACTGTTCGGCGCCACAGGCTGCGCCTATGACCCAAGCAAGACCGCCGGTGGCAGCAGTGGCGGTGCCGCCGCGGCCCTGGCCCTGCACCTGGTGCCGGTGGCCGACGGCAGCGACATGATGGGCTCGCTGCGCAACCCGGCGGCCTTCAACAACATCTTCGGCTTCCGCCCGTCCCAGGGCCGGGTGCCGTTCGACGACAGCAGCGACCTGTTCATCGACCAGCTCGGCTACGAAGGCCCCATGGCCCGCAGCGTGCGCGACGCGGCCCTGCTGCTGTCGGTGCAAGCCGGTGGCGATGCGCGGGCGCCGCTGTCCATCAGTGAGTCCGGCCAGGGCTTCGCCGCGCCACTGGAACGCGACTTCAAGGGCACGCGCCTGGGTTGGCTGGGGGACTTCAACGGTTACCTGCCGATGGAGAAAGGAGTAATGGCGCTCTGCGAAAAGGCCTTGGGCGATTTCCGCAGCCTGGGCTGCAGCGTCGAGCCGGCCCGCCCAGAGTTTGCCCCCGAGCGCCTGTGGAGCAGTTGGCGCACCTTGCGCCACTGGATGGTCGCCGGCTCCCTGGGCAACGCCTATGCCGACCCGCACAAGCGTTCACAGCTCAAGGCAGAAGCCATCTGGGAAGTGGAGAACGGCCTCAAGCTGTCCGCCAGCCAGGTCTTCGACGCCTCGGTGATTCGCAGCGACTGGTACCGCGCCATTTCAAAGCTGTTCCAACGCTTCGATTACCTGTTGCTGCCCAGCGCCCAGGTCTTCCCCTTCGACAAGAACATCCCCTGGCCGCGCAGCATCGAAGGCGTGGCCATGGACACCTATCACCGCTGGATGGAGGTGGTGATTCCCGGCACCCTGTCCGGCTGCCCGGTGGCCAGCGTGCAGGCCGGCTTCAACGCCGACGGCCTGCCCATGGGCTTGCAGATCATCGGCAAACACCAGGCCGACTTCGCCGTCCTGCAACTGGCCCACGCCTACGAACAGGCCAGCCGCTGGTTCCAGCGCTGCCCATCGCCACTGATTTCGGGGGGGAAGGGATAA
- a CDS encoding extracellular solute-binding protein, producing the protein MSKLIASLGTSLLLSLPLAVQAAEKLNVVSWSGYFSPEILAKFQKQTGIEVTVDSYDSNETLLAKLKQGGTGYDVAIPSHQFIPILIKEQLLERFDPAQQPYYTGIVDNLKQPTWDPEGAYSVPFIWGTTSVVLDGARYQGPSDSYKVLYEPPAELQGRINMFDSVSEVIDMASLYLNIPLCSEDPKQMQQILGLLKAQKPFVKTYSSKAGAIRENLAAGEIDMSMFWGGSSMRAREMKPSLKYLYPKEGVLAWVDNMVIPKGSKHPANAKAFIAFLSQPENAAMTQNFLKHQSPIKGVEPFLDAGLKDAPELHIPEGTKVVFSQTCGEGAIRLADRLWTNLMR; encoded by the coding sequence ATGAGCAAGTTGATCGCAAGTCTGGGAACCTCGCTGCTGCTGAGCCTGCCACTGGCGGTGCAGGCCGCCGAGAAACTCAACGTCGTGAGCTGGAGCGGCTACTTTTCGCCGGAAATCCTCGCCAAGTTCCAGAAGCAGACCGGTATCGAGGTCACGGTGGATTCCTACGATTCCAACGAAACCCTGCTGGCCAAACTGAAACAGGGCGGCACCGGTTATGACGTGGCGATCCCCTCCCATCAGTTCATCCCGATCCTGATCAAGGAGCAGTTGCTGGAACGCTTCGACCCGGCCCAGCAGCCCTACTACACCGGTATCGTCGACAACCTGAAGCAGCCGACCTGGGACCCTGAAGGCGCCTACTCGGTGCCCTTCATCTGGGGCACCACCAGCGTGGTGCTCGACGGTGCGCGCTACCAGGGCCCGAGCGACAGCTACAAGGTGCTCTACGAGCCGCCGGCAGAGCTGCAGGGGCGGATCAACATGTTCGACTCGGTGAGCGAAGTGATCGACATGGCCAGCCTGTACCTGAACATTCCGCTGTGCAGCGAAGACCCCAAGCAGATGCAGCAGATCCTTGGCCTGCTCAAGGCGCAGAAACCCTTCGTCAAGACCTACAGCTCCAAGGCCGGGGCGATCCGCGAGAACCTGGCGGCCGGGGAAATCGACATGTCGATGTTCTGGGGCGGCTCGTCGATGCGTGCCCGGGAGATGAAGCCCAGCCTGAAATACCTCTACCCCAAAGAGGGCGTGCTGGCCTGGGTGGACAACATGGTCATCCCCAAGGGCAGCAAGCACCCGGCGAACGCCAAGGCCTTCATCGCCTTCCTCAGCCAGCCTGAGAACGCCGCCATGACCCAGAACTTCCTCAAGCACCAGAGCCCGATCAAGGGCGTCGAACCCTTCCTCGACGCGGGGCTCAAGGATGCCCCCGAGCTGCACATTCCCGAGGGCACCAAGGTGGTCTTCAGCCAGACCTGCGGCGAAGGCGCGATCCGCCTCGCCGACCGCCTGTGGACCAACCTGATGCGCTGA
- a CDS encoding ABC transporter permease: MMIRLFKRNGLGVQDFPGFGGFSFLFYLYLYAPILVLVVFSFNANQSATVWSGFSLDWYRAAFANQALRQAAGNSLLIAVCASMAATAIATLAALGTSRGARFKGLQLSMGAIMLPLVLPEIVVGVATLALFSTLGLSLGYGNLIIAHTVFCIPFAYLPIRARLNDMDLSLEHAAADLYAGPWRTFRKVTLPLLMPGIVSGLMLAFIVSLDNFVISMMVSQAGTTTLPIFIFGLLRMGVTPDVNAVSTLILGVSVLFVSLSYLLSKKHP, from the coding sequence ATGATGATCCGCCTGTTCAAACGCAACGGCCTCGGTGTTCAGGACTTTCCCGGCTTCGGCGGTTTCAGCTTCCTGTTCTACCTGTACCTCTACGCGCCGATCCTGGTGCTGGTGGTGTTCTCCTTCAACGCCAACCAGTCGGCCACGGTGTGGAGCGGCTTCAGCCTCGACTGGTACCGCGCGGCGTTCGCCAACCAGGCCCTGCGCCAGGCGGCGGGCAACAGCCTGCTGATCGCCGTGTGCGCCAGCATGGCGGCCACCGCCATTGCCACCCTGGCGGCCCTGGGCACCTCGCGCGGGGCCAGGTTCAAGGGCCTGCAACTGTCCATGGGCGCCATCATGCTGCCCCTGGTACTGCCGGAAATCGTCGTCGGCGTGGCGACCCTGGCGCTGTTCTCGACGCTGGGGCTGTCCCTGGGCTACGGCAACCTGATCATCGCCCATACGGTGTTCTGCATCCCCTTCGCCTACTTGCCGATCCGCGCCCGCCTCAACGACATGGACCTGTCCCTGGAGCATGCCGCCGCGGACCTGTACGCCGGTCCCTGGCGGACCTTTCGCAAGGTGACCCTGCCGCTGCTGATGCCGGGGATCGTCTCCGGGCTGATGCTGGCCTTCATCGTCTCCCTGGATAACTTCGTGATCTCGATGATGGTGTCCCAGGCCGGCACCACCACCCTGCCGATCTTCATCTTCGGCCTGTTGCGCATGGGCGTGACACCCGACGTCAACGCTGTGTCGACGCTGATCCTCGGCGTCTCGGTGCTGTTCGTCAGCCTCTCTTACCTGTTGAGCAAGAAACACCCTTGA